A DNA window from Arachis duranensis cultivar V14167 chromosome 3, aradu.V14167.gnm2.J7QH, whole genome shotgun sequence contains the following coding sequences:
- the LOC107485203 gene encoding chlorophyll a-b binding protein CP26, chloroplastic, with the protein MASIGVSEMLGNPIKLSGATRSAPSTSSPATFETVALFGKKKAVPPPPSKKAATAVTPTNDELAKWYGPDRRIFLPEGLLDQSKIPPYLTGEVPRDYGYDPFVLSKKPEDFAKILAEVENLATNCNETELKLYCFCIFFQFLVLEFELKIYFVFEY; encoded by the exons ATGGCTTCAATTGGGGTGTCAGAGATGCTTGGAAACCCCATCAAGTTGAGTGGTGCAACAAGGTCAGCACCATCAACTTCTAGCCCTGCCACCTTCGAGACTGTGGCTCTCTTTGGTAAGAAGAAGGCAGTACCACCTCCTCCTTCAAAGAAAGCTGCTACTGCTGTCACTCCTACCAATGATGAACTCGCCAAGTGGTATG GTCCTGACAGAAGGATCTTCTTGCCAGAGGGTCTCTTGGACCAATCCAAGATCCCACCATACTTGACTGGAGAAGTGCCCAGAGA CTATGGTTATGATCCTTTTGTTCTCAGCAAGAAGCCGGAGGACTTTGCCAA GATTCTGGCTGAAGTTGAAAACCTTGCTACTAATTGTAATGAGACTGAGCTTAAGTTGTAttgtttctgtattttttttcaatttttagtttTGGAATTCGAACtcaagatttattttgtatttgagtattag